In one Achromobacter spanius genomic region, the following are encoded:
- a CDS encoding virion core protein, T7 gp14 family gives MIRVATLQDVPAVVALAQAFHRESAYRNTEFLPSKVTDLFSGLLDEPRGTLLVAEEGGVLIGFLSGGIGQDYFGDGLFAFEHGVYVVPERRGGMAGPRLVQAFLSWAEGLGVPRKHMAISTGIATERTGALYQHLGGENTGALYSWGCDMAWAPLVAMGVSAVGGIMSAKGQQDAGQASQEADYEQAQQMNVEAAQVRQAAKEQAEKIRKAGRTVQSQARAAYGASGVSVDVGTPVEVGEQIEQDAESDAYAAILSGRRQAKNLDYQADMTRRHGSSAAAAGNTAATASLLSTAGNVYGQWRKGSA, from the coding sequence ATGATTCGCGTCGCAACCCTTCAAGACGTGCCCGCGGTAGTTGCGCTTGCCCAAGCATTTCACCGCGAAAGCGCTTACCGGAACACGGAGTTCCTACCCAGCAAAGTCACCGACTTATTCAGCGGGCTTTTGGATGAGCCGCGGGGAACGCTGCTCGTCGCGGAAGAGGGCGGGGTGCTGATTGGCTTCTTGTCTGGCGGCATCGGCCAAGACTATTTCGGCGATGGCCTATTCGCATTTGAGCACGGCGTCTATGTGGTGCCAGAGCGGCGTGGCGGCATGGCCGGCCCGCGCTTGGTGCAGGCATTTCTAAGCTGGGCAGAAGGCCTGGGAGTTCCGCGCAAGCACATGGCTATCAGCACTGGCATTGCGACTGAGCGGACTGGCGCGCTTTATCAGCATCTGGGCGGCGAGAACACCGGCGCCCTCTATTCTTGGGGCTGTGATATGGCTTGGGCACCACTTGTTGCGATGGGCGTGTCTGCGGTGGGCGGAATCATGTCCGCGAAGGGTCAGCAGGACGCCGGACAAGCCTCTCAAGAGGCCGACTATGAGCAGGCACAGCAGATGAACGTCGAGGCCGCCCAGGTGCGGCAGGCGGCCAAGGAGCAGGCGGAGAAGATCCGCAAGGCTGGTCGCACGGTTCAATCTCAGGCACGCGCCGCCTATGGCGCATCTGGCGTATCGGTGGACGTTGGAACACCGGTTGAAGTTGGCGAACAAATCGAGCAGGACGCCGAAAGCGATGCCTATGCGGCAATCCTGTCTGGACGCCGGCAGGCTAAGAATCTTGATTATCAGGCCGACATGACCCGGCGCCACGGGTCGTCAGCAGCAGCTGCGGGCAACACGGCGGCCACTGCCTCCTTGCTATCTACCGCGGGGAACGTTTATGGGCAGTGGCGAAAGGGGAGTGCGTAA